In Gemmata obscuriglobus, a single genomic region encodes these proteins:
- a CDS encoding helix-turn-helix domain-containing protein: MEPQSMGLKENLKRLRAAKGWTQAQTAEVAEVPFRSYQNWEAGTREPRIDALPRLAAALGATVDQLLADVEPTEEKK; this comes from the coding sequence ATGGAGCCGCAGTCGATGGGTCTGAAAGAGAATCTGAAACGGTTGCGGGCCGCGAAGGGCTGGACGCAGGCGCAAACCGCAGAGGTGGCGGAAGTGCCGTTTCGTAGCTACCAGAACTGGGAAGCGGGCACCCGGGAGCCGCGAATTGATGCGTTGCCGAGACTGGCAGCGGCACTCGGAGCAACCGTTGACCAACTTCTGGCAGACGTCGAGCCCACCGAAGAGAAGAAGTAA
- a CDS encoding IS3 family transposase (programmed frameshift), with amino-acid sequence MAGKRKSHSAAFKAQVALAALKGDKTINELASQHGVHPTLIHGWKKQLLTGAEAVFASGAKGTGPPEDKTTELYEQIGRLKVELDWVKKKSAASAEAKRARIEAEHPELSVRRQCELIGLNRSTVYYEPTPESAENLTLMRLIDEQYTTCPFYGSRRLAAWLGTQGHEVNRKRVQRLLRIMGLEALYPKPKLSVGSGHKVYPYLLRGVAIDRVHQVWSTDITYIPMPTGFMYLAATMDWFSRYVVAWRLSNTLDGSFCQDMLEEALGRGKPEVFNTDQGVQFTAAAWVGRLERAGVAVSMDGRGRCLDNVFVERLWRSVKYEDVYLKGYESVPALESGLRAYFGFYNTERLHQSLDYRTPAQVYGVGATKAPTKQ; translated from the exons ATGGCGGGCAAGCGGAAGAGTCACTCGGCGGCGTTCAAGGCCCAGGTCGCGCTGGCGGCCCTCAAGGGCGACAAGACCATCAACGAACTGGCGAGTCAGCACGGCGTCCACCCGACCCTGATTCATGGGTGGAAGAAGCAGTTGCTCACCGGGGCCGAGGCCGTGTTCGCCTCGGGGGCGAAGGGCACCGGCCCCCCGGAAGACAAGACGACCGAGTTGTACGAGCAGATCGGCCGCCTCAAGGTGGAACTCGACTGGGTGAAAAAAAAATCGGCCGCC TCGGCTGAGGCCAAGCGTGCCCGGATCGAGGCCGAGCACCCGGAGCTGAGCGTCCGGCGCCAGTGCGAGCTGATCGGATTGAACCGCTCGACGGTGTACTACGAGCCGACCCCGGAGAGCGCGGAGAACCTGACGCTGATGCGGTTGATCGACGAGCAGTACACGACGTGCCCGTTCTACGGGAGCCGGCGCCTGGCCGCGTGGCTGGGCACCCAGGGCCACGAGGTGAACCGCAAGCGGGTGCAGCGGCTGTTGCGGATCATGGGGTTGGAGGCCCTGTACCCCAAGCCCAAGCTGTCGGTCGGGTCCGGGCACAAGGTGTACCCGTACCTGTTGCGGGGCGTGGCCATCGACCGGGTCCATCAGGTGTGGAGCACGGACATCACGTACATCCCGATGCCCACCGGGTTCATGTACCTGGCCGCAACGATGGACTGGTTCAGCCGGTACGTGGTGGCCTGGCGACTGTCCAACACGTTGGACGGGTCATTCTGCCAGGACATGCTGGAGGAGGCCTTGGGCCGGGGCAAGCCGGAGGTGTTCAACACGGACCAGGGAGTCCAGTTCACGGCCGCCGCGTGGGTCGGGCGATTGGAGCGGGCCGGGGTCGCGGTGAGCATGGACGGGCGGGGCCGGTGCCTGGACAACGTGTTCGTGGAGCGCCTGTGGCGGAGCGTCAAGTACGAGGACGTGTACCTCAAGGGTTACGAGTCGGTGCCGGCCCTGGAGAGTGGGCTCCGGGCGTACTTCGGGTTCTACAACACCGAGCGGTTACACCAGTCCCTGGACTACCGCACCCCGGCTCAGGTGTATGGCGTCGGAGCCACGAAGGCCCCGACGAAACAGTAG
- a CDS encoding helix-turn-helix domain-containing protein, whose amino-acid sequence MLTNAVLPEGATDLTVPQFARAKQVSESTVRRLIKSGALVVNRVGRQLRIPRELLGDGAGLGATRGGKVVEIRG is encoded by the coding sequence ATGCTCACCAACGCGGTTCTGCCCGAAGGCGCAACGGACCTCACCGTTCCGCAATTCGCGCGGGCGAAGCAGGTGTCGGAATCAACGGTGCGCCGGCTCATCAAGTCGGGCGCACTGGTCGTGAACCGGGTCGGGCGGCAACTGCGCATCCCGCGGGAGTTGCTTGGGGACGGCGCGGGCTTGGGTGCGACGCGAGGCGGCAAGGTGGTTGAGATTCGGGGCTGA
- a CDS encoding sigma-70 family RNA polymerase sigma factor: MGVSETVQVTVAVPDAAIAAVYEWACGHARYRAKGATEVEDELTDAATNAVMWAIKNCTDATTFENFAKAAVRRWVWRQMHRIKRKRANRPRAADPTTEGTIESMCARTEKPVRPVLMDDLPEDLAFIVRLYLTDGFSMREIGLLTGRSPNTVQVHLTKAAKLLHDGPLVTPSRRNGEKRLTAG; this comes from the coding sequence ATGGGCGTGAGCGAAACGGTTCAGGTAACGGTGGCGGTTCCAGATGCCGCGATCGCAGCGGTTTACGAGTGGGCGTGCGGACACGCTCGATACCGCGCTAAGGGTGCAACCGAGGTTGAGGACGAGCTTACGGACGCGGCGACCAACGCGGTCATGTGGGCCATCAAGAACTGCACGGACGCGACCACGTTCGAGAACTTCGCGAAGGCCGCGGTTCGGCGCTGGGTGTGGCGTCAGATGCACCGGATCAAGCGGAAGCGGGCGAACCGTCCACGGGCCGCGGACCCGACGACGGAGGGCACTATCGAGAGCATGTGCGCACGGACGGAGAAACCCGTGCGCCCGGTGCTGATGGACGACCTGCCAGAAGACCTCGCGTTCATCGTGCGCTTGTACCTAACCGACGGCTTCAGCATGCGCGAAATTGGACTGCTCACGGGCCGCTCGCCGAACACGGTGCAAGTGCACCTGACGAAGGCCGCGAAGCTCCTTCATGATGGGCCGTTGGTCACCCCATCCCGGCGGAACGGTGAGAAGCGGCTGACGGCCGGGTAA
- a CDS encoding tyrosine-type recombinase/integrase, protein MRCKMPKSPLFELDGESRTLAEWARIRQISPYTVWTRIHQLGWDTARALNTPAKSRGRRGRPKAGVPRACPEYKRHPSGRAYCRWKANGRRHERYFGKYGSAEAATAYRRFAAEWASGAYETLIAAGGPDGTSVASLFKAWVSHCERHYVKGGEQTSELTHVRAAARVAVSLYGNTPAQDFKPAMLRVCREEFVNGGLTRGVCNSYTARIVRCFRWCAAQSLVSETVYNTLKLVERLAPGRTKAPDRQRRKPTTDAQIESALACIPNRSPERRSRVVAMVRLQRLTGMRPGEVCAMVPEEIDQRGDVWCYEVGKANKNLHRGQGQEYFLGPQAVELLRPHLAATKPGEKVFPIDRDCYRATVKLAAVKAGVPVWTPHQLRHALATAVAERFRSLTHAAAAIGDSEAVAAAVYVHVDPKRQAKIEVARAMG, encoded by the coding sequence ATGAGGTGCAAAATGCCGAAGTCTCCCCTTTTCGAACTCGATGGAGAGTCTCGTACGCTCGCGGAGTGGGCGAGGATTCGCCAGATTTCGCCGTACACGGTATGGACGCGGATTCACCAGCTTGGGTGGGACACGGCACGAGCGCTGAACACACCCGCGAAATCGCGGGGCCGGCGCGGGCGGCCGAAGGCTGGCGTTCCTCGCGCGTGCCCAGAGTACAAGCGCCACCCATCAGGGCGAGCATACTGCCGATGGAAAGCAAACGGCCGGCGGCATGAACGGTACTTCGGAAAGTACGGCAGCGCGGAAGCGGCAACAGCCTACCGGCGGTTTGCCGCAGAGTGGGCAAGCGGTGCCTACGAAACCCTCATCGCGGCTGGTGGACCGGACGGCACTTCTGTCGCGAGCCTGTTCAAAGCCTGGGTATCTCACTGCGAGCGGCATTACGTCAAAGGCGGTGAGCAGACGAGCGAGTTGACCCACGTCCGCGCGGCGGCCCGCGTTGCGGTTAGCTTGTACGGCAACACACCCGCCCAAGATTTCAAACCCGCCATGCTCCGCGTTTGCCGCGAGGAGTTTGTAAACGGCGGCCTCACCCGCGGCGTGTGCAATTCGTACACCGCTCGAATTGTCCGGTGCTTCCGCTGGTGTGCCGCACAATCCCTTGTGTCCGAGACGGTCTACAACACACTGAAATTGGTGGAGAGGCTTGCGCCGGGACGCACGAAGGCGCCGGATCGGCAGCGCCGTAAGCCGACCACGGACGCGCAAATTGAGTCCGCGCTAGCGTGCATCCCCAACCGCTCCCCGGAGCGCCGTTCGCGTGTCGTCGCGATGGTGAGGCTACAGAGGCTCACGGGTATGCGGCCGGGCGAGGTGTGCGCGATGGTGCCGGAGGAGATCGACCAAAGGGGCGATGTGTGGTGCTACGAGGTGGGCAAGGCGAACAAGAACCTACACCGCGGACAGGGGCAAGAATACTTCCTCGGGCCGCAAGCCGTCGAGCTGCTCCGGCCGCACCTCGCCGCGACTAAGCCGGGCGAGAAGGTGTTCCCGATCGACCGCGACTGTTACCGCGCTACCGTGAAGCTCGCGGCGGTGAAAGCTGGTGTGCCCGTGTGGACACCGCACCAGTTGCGGCACGCGCTGGCAACGGCTGTTGCAGAGCGGTTCCGGAGCTTGACGCACGCGGCGGCGGCAATTGGAGACTCGGAGGCCGTGGCGGCAGCGGTCTACGTTCACGTCGATCCGAAGAGGCAGGCGAAAATCGAAGTGGCGCGGGCGATGGGGTAG
- a CDS encoding anion transporter — translation MSGSAALWLTLLWFGLTYLGLALGRVPWLRTDRTGVALVGAAGVLACGLLSFDEAVKAVDFATIALLLGMMVVVAFLRRAGFFARLSGFALGRVRSPKGLLAVTMILSGTLSAVLVNDVVCLALTPLVVHLTRRLGLDPRPHLVGLAVASNLGSAATLTGNPQNMIIGGLSGISYLRFAAKLAPAALIGLLIGYVVVLAAYRTALRAKDAGGRAPEPTGKPDRVPAGRRHTALLVKGIVVTGAAVALFFAGHTMAVVALGAAAVLLLDRVNPAKVYGHIDWGLLLMFAGLFVVVRAFEVHVLSVSGVDGWAARADPVWALSGLSAVLSNVVSNVPAVLLFKPVVAAMPEAARETAWLALALSSTFAGNLTVLGSVANLIVVEQARKEGVTIGFWDYCRVGVPVTLLTLVVGAAWLAVARY, via the coding sequence GTGTCGGGAAGTGCCGCTCTTTGGCTGACGCTGTTGTGGTTCGGGCTGACCTATTTGGGGCTGGCCCTCGGCCGGGTGCCGTGGCTGCGCACCGACCGGACCGGGGTCGCGCTGGTCGGGGCGGCCGGTGTGCTGGCGTGTGGCCTGTTGTCGTTCGACGAGGCGGTGAAGGCGGTCGACTTCGCCACCATCGCGCTGCTCCTCGGCATGATGGTGGTGGTCGCGTTCCTGCGCCGCGCCGGGTTCTTCGCCCGGCTCTCCGGCTTCGCCCTCGGCCGGGTGCGGTCGCCGAAAGGGCTGCTGGCGGTCACGATGATCCTCTCCGGCACCCTCTCCGCCGTCCTGGTGAACGACGTGGTGTGTCTGGCGCTGACCCCGCTCGTGGTGCACCTCACGCGCCGGCTGGGGCTGGACCCGCGCCCGCACCTGGTGGGCCTCGCGGTGGCGAGCAACCTCGGCTCGGCCGCGACCCTGACCGGGAACCCGCAGAACATGATCATCGGCGGGCTGTCGGGCATCTCGTACCTCCGGTTCGCCGCCAAGCTCGCCCCCGCCGCCCTCATCGGCCTGCTCATCGGGTACGTCGTGGTGCTGGCGGCCTACCGCACCGCGCTGAGGGCGAAGGACGCGGGCGGGCGCGCGCCGGAGCCGACCGGGAAACCCGACCGCGTCCCCGCCGGGCGGCGGCACACGGCGCTCCTCGTGAAGGGCATCGTGGTGACGGGCGCGGCCGTCGCCCTGTTCTTCGCCGGGCACACGATGGCGGTGGTCGCGCTCGGCGCGGCGGCCGTGCTGCTCCTCGACCGGGTGAACCCGGCGAAGGTGTACGGCCACATCGACTGGGGCCTGCTGCTCATGTTCGCGGGGCTGTTCGTCGTGGTCCGGGCGTTCGAGGTCCACGTCCTTTCGGTGTCCGGGGTGGACGGGTGGGCGGCCCGGGCGGACCCGGTGTGGGCGCTGTCGGGGCTGTCGGCGGTGCTGTCGAACGTGGTCTCGAACGTGCCCGCGGTGCTGCTGTTCAAGCCGGTGGTCGCGGCGATGCCGGAGGCGGCCCGCGAGACCGCGTGGCTGGCGCTGGCGCTCTCCAGCACGTTCGCCGGGAACCTGACCGTTCTCGGCTCGGTGGCGAACCTGATCGTGGTCGAGCAGGCGCGGAAGGAAGGCGTTACCATCGGGTTCTGGGACTACTGCCGGGTCGGCGTCCCGGTCACGCTCCTGACGCTCGTGGTCGGCGCGGCGTGGCTGGCCGTCGCGCGGTACTAA
- a CDS encoding MFS transporter, which yields MSTVAGPPTAPTFVPGAALRDRVGLNAANFFLAELTGVIMPFLAKLLAGDGWRDDAIQFTAAACGLGVFLMQTPAGVLTDRVRNRRLLLAAASLAVGACFGVLPLVPATGWAVGPLVFVGGAAQAFFVPLLGALALGLAGHTALHRVMGENQGWNHAGNIAAALTAMAVASWLGLSAVFYTVAAVSVLAAASVFLIRPGDRANEPAARTRAGAGLRDLFRDRRVLVLFASVALFHLANAPVMPLVGQYIARLGGSDTQVAAVVLVAQVVMVPVAVLAGRWCHTWGRKPVFAVGFVALPVRILLYSFTSDPWVLVALQVFDGIGAGIYGVVVAVVCADLTRGRGGFNALQGLLATALAVGGVLGPLVAGPLVQHLGFAPAFRAFAAAAAAGAVVFLTLMPETKEGDQ from the coding sequence GTGTCAACCGTCGCCGGACCGCCGACCGCACCGACCTTTGTTCCGGGAGCTGCCCTGCGCGACCGGGTCGGGCTGAACGCGGCCAACTTCTTTCTCGCCGAACTCACCGGCGTGATCATGCCGTTCCTGGCGAAGCTGCTGGCCGGGGACGGGTGGCGCGACGATGCGATCCAGTTCACCGCCGCCGCGTGCGGTCTCGGCGTGTTCCTCATGCAGACGCCCGCCGGCGTCCTGACCGATCGCGTCCGCAACCGCCGGCTCCTGCTCGCGGCGGCGTCGCTCGCGGTCGGCGCCTGCTTCGGTGTCCTGCCGCTGGTGCCCGCGACCGGGTGGGCGGTCGGGCCGCTCGTGTTCGTCGGCGGCGCGGCGCAGGCGTTCTTCGTTCCCCTTCTGGGCGCCCTGGCGCTGGGGCTCGCGGGGCACACGGCCCTGCACCGGGTGATGGGTGAGAACCAGGGGTGGAACCACGCGGGTAACATCGCCGCCGCCCTGACCGCGATGGCGGTGGCGAGCTGGCTCGGGCTGAGTGCCGTGTTCTACACCGTTGCGGCCGTGTCCGTGCTGGCCGCGGCGAGCGTGTTTCTGATCCGCCCGGGCGACCGCGCGAACGAACCCGCGGCGCGGACCCGAGCCGGGGCGGGCCTCCGCGACCTGTTCCGCGACCGGCGGGTGCTCGTGCTGTTCGCGTCGGTGGCCCTGTTCCACCTGGCGAACGCGCCGGTGATGCCCCTGGTGGGCCAGTACATCGCCCGGCTCGGCGGCTCGGACACGCAGGTGGCTGCCGTCGTGCTCGTCGCGCAGGTGGTGATGGTGCCGGTCGCGGTGCTCGCGGGGCGCTGGTGCCACACGTGGGGCCGCAAGCCGGTCTTCGCGGTCGGGTTCGTGGCGCTGCCGGTCCGCATCCTCCTCTACTCGTTCACGTCCGACCCGTGGGTGCTGGTCGCGCTCCAGGTGTTCGACGGGATCGGGGCCGGCATTTACGGCGTGGTCGTGGCGGTGGTGTGCGCCGACCTCACCCGCGGGCGGGGCGGGTTCAACGCGCTCCAGGGTCTGCTCGCGACCGCGCTGGCGGTGGGCGGGGTGCTCGGCCCGCTCGTCGCCGGCCCACTGGTTCAGCACCTTGGGTTCGCGCCCGCGTTCCGGGCGTTCGCCGCCGCCGCCGCCGCTGGCGCGGTCGTGTTCCTCACCCTCATGCCCGAAACGAAGGAGGGCGATCAGTGA
- a CDS encoding HNH endonuclease signature motif containing protein, which yields MPRKPPTLNTRPRGVSTEAMRPSAAKRGYDGRWNRTRAVKLARNPLCEDCDERGLTCGATEVDHIDGLGPLGPKGHDLDNLRSLCKPCHSRKTVREDGGLGRNAKG from the coding sequence ATGCCGAGGAAACCGCCAACGCTGAACACCCGGCCGCGAGGCGTCTCGACAGAAGCAATGCGCCCCTCTGCGGCGAAGCGTGGTTACGACGGGCGGTGGAATCGGACGCGGGCGGTGAAGCTCGCGCGCAATCCCCTGTGCGAGGACTGCGACGAACGCGGGCTGACTTGCGGGGCGACGGAGGTTGACCACATCGACGGGTTGGGGCCGCTCGGACCGAAAGGGCACGACCTCGATAACCTCCGAAGCCTCTGCAAGCCGTGCCATAGCAGGAAGACGGTTCGGGAAGACGGCGGCTTGGGACGCAACGCGAAAGGGTAA
- a CDS encoding HK97 family phage prohead protease: MGELFGLVCPFYRAGDAGTEYELADGRFERFAPSAFERTLSRRRDVRCDLLHNGEIRLGYTSDGTVRLWTDAAGLWCSVRLTGAGGAYVRELVAGRTLRGASVSFYPRASRSFTVGGKRVLEHLDVDLVAFSPVASPAYLATTVTVRGAPLEVLEGEML; the protein is encoded by the coding sequence ATGGGCGAACTATTCGGGCTGGTGTGCCCGTTCTATCGCGCGGGCGATGCGGGCACCGAATACGAGTTGGCTGACGGCCGCTTCGAGCGGTTCGCACCGTCGGCGTTCGAGCGCACGCTGAGCCGGCGCCGTGACGTGCGGTGCGATCTGCTCCACAACGGCGAAATCCGTCTCGGGTACACGTCGGACGGGACCGTTCGCCTGTGGACCGATGCGGCCGGTCTGTGGTGCTCCGTGCGGCTCACGGGTGCGGGCGGCGCCTACGTCCGCGAGCTGGTCGCGGGCCGGACCCTGCGGGGCGCGTCCGTGAGCTTTTATCCGCGCGCGTCCCGGTCCTTCACCGTCGGCGGTAAGCGCGTCCTCGAACACCTCGACGTTGACCTTGTGGCCTTCTCGCCGGTGGCAAGCCCGGCGTACCTCGCAACCACGGTGACCGTGCGCGGCGCACCGCTCGAAGTGCTCGAAGGCGAGATGCTGTAA
- a CDS encoding response regulator, whose amino-acid sequence MSYRGVAHEVGGSLSSAVRFHGTPAWADAGASSGRAEGPVRPIPGEGEWPQQELDARSPAPPVPGAGGLTVLVVDDDPDVLNLIAIVLRRAGLEVVTAPSGAQAVAAYRAGIDFALIDIRMPVQDGPQTLAALRRLCPHLRAAFVSASPDALEPSAVRALGASAVIRKPFPSLDAFVAQVRALATC is encoded by the coding sequence ATGAGTTACCGGGGAGTTGCGCACGAGGTCGGCGGGTCGCTTTCGTCCGCGGTGCGGTTTCACGGCACACCCGCCTGGGCCGATGCGGGCGCGTCGTCCGGCCGAGCCGAGGGGCCGGTGCGTCCGATCCCGGGTGAGGGCGAATGGCCCCAGCAGGAACTCGACGCCCGCAGCCCCGCGCCGCCCGTACCGGGCGCGGGGGGCCTGACGGTGCTGGTCGTGGACGACGACCCGGACGTGCTGAACCTGATCGCTATCGTGCTCCGCCGGGCCGGGCTCGAAGTGGTGACGGCCCCGTCGGGGGCCCAGGCGGTCGCGGCGTACCGGGCCGGGATCGACTTCGCGCTGATCGACATCCGGATGCCCGTCCAGGACGGCCCCCAGACGCTGGCCGCGCTCCGGCGGCTCTGCCCGCACCTGCGGGCGGCGTTCGTGTCCGCTTCGCCGGACGCGCTCGAGCCCTCCGCGGTGCGTGCGCTCGGCGCGTCGGCGGTCATCCGCAAGCCGTTCCCGAGCCTGGACGCCTTCGTGGCCCAGGTGCGGGCGCTCGCCACCTGCTGA
- a CDS encoding pentapeptide repeat-containing protein gives MNQLHLAIVQAGNEEIKKWRLEAGEDDRLDLTHCQLNKANFSNLDLSHVDFTDSILPEADFTGSTLVGAIFSRADLRGAIFDRCHLFAAIFTKADLQRSKFRSADNDRAHYSGSPSIGGLDVNFRDANLTGSDFEGCVFVKASMEGSVINGASFLGAHLPKSLWCGAQGNHMTSFASANLVAASFSFAVIPGANFVDAKLQQTIFENVVMTGADVSKANFFEAKLTDGIWSRVKGAPQSLHLDKTHPESNAQYFDHCDINWRERWCSWERLRTFGRLPLFSASWTGFAFVASYVYIIAWHNEQVKKLADSPSPRGVWVSHYVHELPLPSQTLLLFTSTILLAVASTIYSIWCPARIREFSQEKWCDELKRSLLHYWPLAWKTPTLRVICGTLYVTGAACAIWVIAAKIWTTGTYIIKNISIF, from the coding sequence ATGAACCAATTGCATCTGGCTATTGTGCAAGCGGGTAATGAAGAAATTAAAAAATGGCGTCTGGAGGCAGGTGAGGATGACCGGTTAGATTTGACTCACTGCCAACTCAATAAAGCAAACTTTTCCAACCTTGATTTAAGCCACGTAGATTTCACCGATAGCATCTTGCCTGAGGCGGATTTTACCGGATCGACGCTTGTGGGCGCTATATTTAGTCGGGCAGACCTGCGGGGGGCAATTTTTGATCGTTGCCACCTCTTCGCCGCCATCTTTACCAAGGCGGACCTCCAACGTTCAAAATTTCGCAGCGCTGACAACGACCGAGCACACTATAGCGGGTCCCCATCAATAGGGGGGCTGGATGTCAATTTTAGAGACGCCAACTTAACGGGTTCTGATTTTGAAGGCTGTGTTTTTGTAAAAGCTAGCATGGAAGGCTCAGTCATTAACGGAGCGTCGTTTTTGGGGGCGCATCTGCCGAAATCGTTGTGGTGTGGCGCCCAAGGGAATCACATGACATCCTTTGCCAGCGCCAATCTCGTCGCTGCAAGTTTCTCCTTTGCGGTAATCCCGGGGGCAAACTTCGTTGATGCAAAACTTCAACAAACAATTTTTGAAAATGTCGTCATGACTGGTGCGGATGTCTCAAAAGCAAATTTCTTTGAAGCTAAGTTGACCGACGGCATTTGGTCAAGAGTTAAGGGTGCGCCACAGTCTTTACACCTTGACAAAACGCACCCCGAATCAAATGCACAATATTTCGATCATTGCGACATTAATTGGCGGGAAAGGTGGTGTAGCTGGGAGCGACTTCGGACGTTTGGACGGCTGCCTTTGTTCAGTGCGTCTTGGACCGGATTCGCCTTCGTCGCATCTTACGTATACATCATTGCTTGGCATAATGAGCAGGTTAAAAAGCTGGCCGACAGCCCTAGCCCGCGGGGTGTATGGGTGAGTCACTATGTTCACGAATTGCCGCTGCCTTCCCAAACGCTGCTTTTATTCACCTCAACGATATTGCTTGCGGTTGCTTCGACAATCTACAGCATTTGGTGCCCAGCGCGAATACGGGAATTCTCACAAGAGAAGTGGTGCGACGAGCTTAAGCGATCGCTCCTCCACTATTGGCCGCTGGCGTGGAAAACGCCGACGTTACGTGTCATTTGTGGCACCCTTTACGTCACGGGTGCGGCGTGCGCGATCTGGGTTATCGCCGCGAAGATTTGGACCACTGGAACATACATCATCAAAAACATAAGCATCTTTTGA
- a CDS encoding sensor histidine kinase produces the protein MGRARVVVVVLVFVVSLAALAASSALALWQGTDELATRDQLRAAATDLAAALPELPPDRPGAVLPEPDNRRLAEAARRVLANYPGAEGGFYFTASDQFAGAVVGGSGNGDGEKKDKKKGDHKKSFPKEDEGRPSGAVAVRREPPPLETASIRQQCREAARAEAGWPPAVEVRDVGPSRVAVAAAGVGGERPARAAVWVMVRLTGPEQQKTRLGRLQLATGLSLGGVLLALTLAGWLVGSLRAEARRRERLGEELRKSEHLAALGRLLAGVAHEVRNPLTAIRSTVQLWERLPAAARTPESLAAVVGSVDRINELVGRLLLFARAGHEARRPVDLNAVTAETLELVRARADALGVALEPDLAPGLPPVPGAAQAVGQVVLNLVTNALQAMPAGGRLTCRTRATGGRVELAVTDTGPGVPPEARDRAFEPFFTTRADGTGLGLALCREVARQHGGDVTLDPPGGAGATFRLTLPLAPSGGLT, from the coding sequence ATGGGCCGGGCGCGGGTGGTCGTCGTGGTGCTGGTGTTCGTGGTGTCCCTCGCGGCCCTGGCGGCCAGCAGCGCGCTGGCCCTGTGGCAGGGCACCGACGAGCTGGCGACCCGCGACCAGCTCCGCGCCGCCGCCACCGACCTCGCGGCGGCCCTCCCCGAACTCCCCCCGGACCGCCCGGGCGCCGTCCTGCCCGAGCCCGACAACCGGCGGCTCGCGGAGGCCGCCCGGCGCGTGCTGGCGAACTACCCCGGCGCGGAGGGCGGGTTCTACTTCACCGCCTCGGACCAGTTCGCCGGGGCCGTGGTCGGCGGGTCCGGGAACGGGGACGGCGAGAAGAAGGACAAGAAAAAGGGCGACCATAAGAAATCGTTCCCGAAAGAGGACGAGGGCCGGCCCAGCGGGGCAGTTGCGGTCCGGCGGGAGCCGCCCCCGCTGGAAACCGCGTCCATCCGCCAGCAGTGCCGCGAGGCCGCGCGCGCCGAGGCCGGGTGGCCGCCGGCGGTGGAGGTCCGCGACGTGGGGCCGAGCCGGGTCGCCGTGGCCGCGGCGGGCGTCGGCGGGGAGCGGCCGGCCCGCGCGGCCGTGTGGGTCATGGTCCGGCTCACCGGCCCGGAGCAGCAGAAGACCCGGCTCGGGCGGCTCCAACTGGCGACCGGCCTGTCGCTCGGCGGCGTCCTCCTGGCCCTGACGCTGGCCGGCTGGCTGGTCGGCTCCCTGCGGGCCGAGGCCCGGCGGCGCGAGCGCCTCGGGGAGGAGTTGCGGAAGTCGGAACACCTCGCGGCGCTGGGCCGGCTGCTCGCGGGCGTGGCCCACGAGGTCCGCAACCCGCTGACCGCGATCCGCTCGACCGTGCAACTGTGGGAGCGGCTGCCCGCCGCGGCCCGCACCCCGGAGTCGCTGGCCGCGGTGGTCGGCTCGGTGGACCGCATCAACGAGCTGGTCGGCCGGCTGCTCCTGTTCGCCCGCGCCGGGCACGAGGCCCGCCGCCCCGTGGACCTGAACGCCGTCACGGCCGAGACGCTCGAACTGGTCCGCGCCCGCGCGGACGCCCTGGGCGTGGCGCTCGAACCGGACCTCGCCCCGGGGCTGCCGCCGGTGCCCGGCGCGGCCCAGGCCGTCGGCCAGGTGGTGCTGAACCTCGTGACCAACGCGCTCCAGGCGATGCCCGCCGGCGGGCGCCTGACATGCCGCACCCGCGCGACCGGCGGGCGCGTCGAACTGGCCGTGACCGACACCGGTCCGGGCGTCCCGCCGGAGGCGCGCGACCGCGCCTTCGAGCCGTTCTTCACCACCCGCGCCGACGGCACCGGGCTGGGCCTGGCCCTGTGCCGCGAGGTCGCCCGGCAGCACGGCGGCGACGTGACCCTGGACCCGCCGGGCGGCGCCGGCGCGACGTTCCGGCTCACGCTCCCACTCGCACCGAGCGGAGGACTCACATGA